From the Chryseobacterium sp. G0201 genome, the window TATGTATCTTTTTAACCGTGCAAAGCCTGAAATTTACAGGAACATGCATATTGGAAATAATGTCGGTGGTGAAGTGAATTCAAGCTACCAATGGGGATTGGGAACCACAGGTATTGGTGTTGAATTGAGAAAAGAGTTTTTGGCGAGTAATAATTTAGGAAACAGAAACCGTTTTGTTTCTCAGGTTTTCTTCGAACATCATTTTTCTTTACTAGACAAAAAATTAAATATTACACCGGGAGTTTCTTGGGCAAATTATTCCAATGAAGGAAATTTCTTCTACCCAGGACTGGATGTAGGCTATAACTTCGATCCAAATAATAAAATCTACGGAAATATTTCAAAAGTTCACAGGGTTCCGACCTTTACCGATCTTTATTATGTAAGTAAAACAGAGCAGGGAAATGTTAATTTAACCCCTGAAAGTGCTGTTTACTCAGAAATTGGATATCAGTTTCAGAATAAAAATATTTTAGCTAAAGTCAGTGGATTTTTAAGAGGAGCCAATAACTCTATTGATTGGGTTAAAGCTTCTTTAAATGATCCGATTTGGTATGCTCAAAATGTAGGAGATACAACTATAAAAGGAGTAGAAGCAGAGCTTAATCACCGAGTTTTAGATTGGTTGAAATACAGTGTTGGATATACTTATCTGGATAATAAATTTAATGCTTCCAATGACTTTGTTTCAAGATATGTTCTGGATAATTTAAAGCATCAGTTTATAGCTAAATTAGAAACAAAATTCCTCGGAAATTTTACAAATGAAGTTGTTTACAGATACAACGACAGATTAAATTTAGGTAGTTATAATCTTTTAGATGAAAAAATAAGTTTCGTTAAAAAAGACTTTTCAGTGTATATTTTAATTAATAACGTAACCAATACAGAATATACTGAAACCTTCGGTGTAAAGATGCCTAACAGATGGTTTCACGTTGGTTTCTCATATAATATCAATATTAAGTAAATGTTAATTGAGAATGAATTAAAGTTAATATTACGAAATTGTTAATCTAGTGTTAATTCAATTACATTTGCAAAAATTTTTTTAGATGAAACTCTTTTTAAGTCTCAGTTTACTTTTAAGTCTAACATTTTTTAAAGCTCAAGAACATATTTCAAGCTTCAACGCGTTGACCCTGACTTATAAATTTCATCCAAAATTTTTCATGTATGCGGAAGGTCAATTAAGAAGTATTGAAGATTATACGTATCCTGATTATTATGAAATAAAAGGAGGATTGGGCTATAATCTTACCAAAAATCACAAACCTTTTGTTGGTTTAGGGCGATACGCAACTTATAAAGATCACGCGATCAACAAAGAAGAGTTCAGAGTTTGGTTACAGGATGTGATTGACGTTAAAAAAGGTGTTGTAAAGTTTGAAAACCGTTTTCGTGTTGAAAAATCATGGTTTCACGAACCTCAAACAGATAAAAATTCCCAGAGAATGCGTTACCGTTACCGTTTGAACGTAAGTGTCCCTTTAAACTCAAAAGAGGTGAAAAAAGGAACGGTTTTCGTGAATGTTTATGATGAAATTTTCCTTGTAACACCTATGAAACCTACTTTTGCAAGAAACAGAGTTTATGCGGGAGGTGGTTATCAGATTGACAATAATTTCGGAATTGCAGCGGGATATCTTTGGCAAAGAGAATTTAATGCATCCTCAAACCAAAATTTTCATTTCGTTTATCTTGCATTAAACATCAATATCGACGGAACAAACCATCCTGTGAAAACGTTTGATTATCCGGGAGCGGATTAAAAATAAATTTCTCCTTAGCTGAAAATATAAAAACTCCTTATATTCAATAGAGTGTAAGGAGTTTTTATATTTCTAATATTTATCAATTAAATAATGATAAGCTTTTAAATATTTATTAAATCTTTTGATATCCTTAGGAAGAAGTTCGCGGTTTACTCTTCGAAGATCCATATTGTCACGAAGATCGTTAAGTTTTACGGCTACAGCCAAAGGAGATCTTTCTGTTCTTCTTACAAAATCGTCATATTCTTCATCAGGATCGAATTTTGTGAGACAGCTGATTGCAAAAATAATGTACTCGGGGAAACCTTCACCTCTTAAATAATCCAGACTGAATTCTACAGGATGATCTTCTACAACGTCGTGAAGTACGCCTACTATCTTTTCATCCATTGTTTTACCATATTCCATCACTCGCATAACGTGAGCAATGTATGGAGCATGATATTTGTCTGTTTGCCCTTTATGTGCTTTATCAGCTATTTTTATTGCTCTGTGAAGCAGTTCGTCTTTTGTCATTGTATGTAAAGTAGAATACAAAAATAGAAAATGCCCCAAAATTTGAGACATTTTTTTATTATTATTTTACAGAATGTTATTAATTGGTCTGGTCTTCTACAGAAGCACTTGATGCATTGTTCTTTACAGACTCAATTCCGTTTTCCATGCCATTTTCGGATTCATACATTTGGCTGGTTCCGATGATCTGTCCGTTTGAAGCTTTTAGATTGAAATAGCATCGACTGTCTTTTGCAGTATGTCTTTCAAATTTGTTATCGTCCTGAGAGTTTTTCTTTACAGATTCAATACCATTTTCGCATCCGGATTTGGAATTATATCCCTGACTGGTCAGGATTATTTGTCCATTTGCGGCTTTTAGATTAAACTGATAATCGCCATTTGTTCTTTTAGAAATAATAAATTTTCCCATTGTTTATATTTTTGAATTTGGTTATTTAGTAATTGTTCAATAAAAATACTGAAAATTTATGAAAAAAATAAAAAACGTCTCAAAAGAATTGAGACGTTTTAAATCAAATTTATATATAAAAGACTAATAAGC encodes:
- a CDS encoding TonB-dependent receptor plug domain-containing protein, giving the protein MIKKVGSVFFLGTMLFAQAQEKTTDIDTIAVQGKFISTPYKSANQNITIITKADIINSPAKSIDEILQQIPGMDIRRRGANGVQSDIGFRGSSFEQVLLLLNGIRMNDSQTGHNSMNIPVDLDDVERIEVIKGPAARRFGQNAYAGAINIITKINTGKRVKISAEGGDYGTYGLGLNASIGNEKFSNSLQANSASSEGYMHNTDYEIRNVFYQSKLAIKDGDIKLQAGFSEKKFGANGFYSSPQATEQYEETQASVVSLAHQQTFGKFRLNSNVYWRRGQDMYLFNRAKPEIYRNMHIGNNVGGEVNSSYQWGLGTTGIGVELRKEFLASNNLGNRNRFVSQVFFEHHFSLLDKKLNITPGVSWANYSNEGNFFYPGLDVGYNFDPNNKIYGNISKVHRVPTFTDLYYVSKTEQGNVNLTPESAVYSEIGYQFQNKNILAKVSGFLRGANNSIDWVKASLNDPIWYAQNVGDTTIKGVEAELNHRVLDWLKYSVGYTYLDNKFNASNDFVSRYVLDNLKHQFIAKLETKFLGNFTNEVVYRYNDRLNLGSYNLLDEKISFVKKDFSVYILINNVTNTEYTETFGVKMPNRWFHVGFSYNINIK
- a CDS encoding DUF2490 domain-containing protein; translation: MKLFLSLSLLLSLTFFKAQEHISSFNALTLTYKFHPKFFMYAEGQLRSIEDYTYPDYYEIKGGLGYNLTKNHKPFVGLGRYATYKDHAINKEEFRVWLQDVIDVKKGVVKFENRFRVEKSWFHEPQTDKNSQRMRYRYRLNVSVPLNSKEVKKGTVFVNVYDEIFLVTPMKPTFARNRVYAGGGYQIDNNFGIAAGYLWQREFNASSNQNFHFVYLALNINIDGTNHPVKTFDYPGAD
- a CDS encoding phosphohydrolase — translated: MTKDELLHRAIKIADKAHKGQTDKYHAPYIAHVMRVMEYGKTMDEKIVGVLHDVVEDHPVEFSLDYLRGEGFPEYIIFAISCLTKFDPDEEYDDFVRRTERSPLAVAVKLNDLRDNMDLRRVNRELLPKDIKRFNKYLKAYHYLIDKY
- a CDS encoding YegP family protein, encoding MGKFIISKRTNGDYQFNLKAANGQIILTSQGYNSKSGCENGIESVKKNSQDDNKFERHTAKDSRCYFNLKASNGQIIGTSQMYESENGMENGIESVKNNASSASVEDQTN